The Sorangiineae bacterium MSr11367 genome window below encodes:
- a CDS encoding serine/threonine-protein kinase, translated as MGHCLGEDELLELARGGGDRFREEPAIEEHLADCATCSAWLAALLDMRASPEVAPPAPRWGGLVGRVLGPYRLDTQIGAGGMGAVYRAWDERLGRNVAVKVLPGHAPDSNARAGRLRDEARAAAAVAHPNVVAVYDIGTDDGITFIACELVRGESLRSMLESRHGRSAPHALPLTQRMRLGLELARGLAAVHAQGIVHCDLKPENLMVTEDGTLKILDFGLAKIVREAEREGGDGRAWMQGTVGYMAPEQARGEPADARSDIFAVGAILYEMATGKRAVSGESHAERMASLLNDAPPPADAEELAPIGAVIARCLERDPRRRFHSAHDLAWVLDGHAPATPARQPSIARRRLLLGAAATGLAGLAAGAFMIRRPAHVPPAFRQLTFRHGGLWTARFTRDGGSILYGAAWEDEPLTGYTLRLDGGTARPLDVASADVLAVSSRGDVALCIGKHYVEGQCATGRLAVMPLSGGAPRMLMDDVQAADFAPNGVDLAIVRYTARGSSLESPLGRVLVETASGWLTHPRISPDGKHVACMMHPSPQDDRGDVILVDTASGKRRTLSADWASAAGLAWDPSGDALWFSAARDDANNAVRMVTLGGREWLVARMAGRLRVHDVAQDGRVAVSLDQWRLRTLVAAVGSMAHESFDRSLSEFSSVVDRSADGHTLLLGEFGVVEATLGVYLRSITGGAPIHLGPGIPIALSPSGKRVAAVVPGHATPLLVYLDDGAERPALSLGAISEVRSGRWLDENALVVVAGVKDREPRLWRIDVGHAAPKPLTEEGIFGHGETDPARQRFAFVDREGTLRVVDVHEGRTRVVPGAFARQSVCGWLEKGDTLVVRNRTTPIVLTGVDAASGDLRPLGEIHPPRVGLKGVDSVVIDRDGGAYAYSYGQELSQLFLMSFDAPRG; from the coding sequence GTGGGCCATTGTCTGGGTGAAGACGAGCTGCTCGAACTGGCGCGCGGCGGTGGGGATCGCTTCCGAGAGGAGCCCGCCATCGAAGAGCACTTGGCGGATTGTGCGACGTGCAGCGCATGGCTCGCGGCGCTGCTCGACATGAGGGCGTCGCCCGAAGTTGCCCCCCCGGCACCGCGCTGGGGAGGGCTCGTCGGGCGTGTTCTCGGACCGTACCGGCTGGACACCCAGATCGGTGCCGGTGGAATGGGCGCCGTCTACCGCGCATGGGACGAGCGACTCGGCCGCAACGTCGCGGTCAAAGTGCTGCCGGGTCACGCACCCGATTCGAACGCGCGCGCTGGAAGACTGCGCGACGAGGCGCGTGCAGCGGCGGCCGTCGCCCACCCGAACGTGGTGGCCGTTTACGACATCGGCACCGATGATGGCATCACCTTCATCGCATGCGAGCTCGTTCGAGGCGAATCGTTGCGCAGCATGCTGGAGTCGCGCCACGGTCGCTCCGCACCGCACGCGCTGCCTCTCACCCAGCGCATGCGCCTCGGCCTCGAGCTGGCACGCGGGCTCGCCGCCGTCCACGCGCAGGGGATCGTGCATTGCGATCTCAAGCCGGAAAATCTTATGGTGACCGAGGACGGTACCCTGAAGATTCTCGACTTCGGCCTCGCCAAGATCGTGCGCGAAGCCGAGCGCGAGGGAGGTGACGGGCGCGCGTGGATGCAAGGCACCGTGGGCTATATGGCACCCGAGCAGGCGCGCGGCGAGCCGGCCGATGCGCGGAGCGACATCTTCGCGGTGGGCGCGATCTTGTACGAGATGGCCACCGGCAAGCGCGCGGTGAGCGGCGAGAGCCATGCCGAGCGTATGGCGTCGCTTCTCAACGACGCGCCTCCGCCCGCGGATGCCGAGGAACTGGCCCCGATCGGTGCCGTCATCGCACGCTGTCTCGAGCGAGACCCCCGCCGGCGATTTCATTCCGCACACGATCTCGCGTGGGTCCTCGACGGCCACGCCCCCGCGACGCCTGCGCGCCAGCCGTCGATCGCGCGACGCCGTTTGCTTCTCGGCGCGGCGGCAACAGGTCTCGCAGGGCTTGCGGCCGGCGCGTTCATGATACGGCGGCCCGCCCATGTGCCGCCGGCATTCCGTCAGCTCACGTTTCGTCACGGCGGGCTCTGGACCGCGCGCTTTACACGCGACGGCGGCAGCATCCTCTATGGTGCCGCGTGGGAAGACGAGCCGCTCACGGGTTACACGCTGCGGCTCGACGGCGGGACGGCGCGTCCGCTCGACGTCGCGTCCGCGGACGTGCTCGCCGTGTCATCGCGCGGGGACGTGGCCCTGTGCATCGGGAAGCACTATGTGGAAGGGCAGTGCGCGACCGGACGGCTCGCCGTCATGCCGCTGTCGGGCGGCGCACCCCGCATGCTCATGGACGACGTGCAAGCGGCGGATTTCGCGCCGAACGGGGTCGATCTCGCCATCGTGCGCTACACCGCACGCGGCTCGAGCCTCGAGTCGCCGCTCGGGCGCGTGCTCGTCGAAACCGCGTCGGGGTGGCTGACCCATCCGCGCATCTCCCCCGACGGTAAACATGTTGCGTGCATGATGCACCCATCGCCGCAGGACGACCGCGGCGACGTGATTCTCGTCGATACCGCCAGTGGGAAACGAAGGACACTGTCGGCCGATTGGGCAAGCGCCGCGGGGCTCGCGTGGGATCCGAGCGGGGACGCCCTTTGGTTCTCCGCCGCGCGCGATGACGCGAACAACGCGGTGCGCATGGTTACCCTGGGCGGCCGCGAGTGGCTCGTGGCTCGAATGGCCGGGCGCCTGCGCGTCCACGACGTCGCCCAAGACGGCCGTGTCGCGGTGTCGCTCGACCAATGGCGGCTGCGCACCTTGGTCGCGGCCGTCGGCTCGATGGCGCACGAGTCCTTCGACCGATCCTTGTCGGAGTTCTCCAGCGTGGTCGATCGATCCGCCGACGGCCACACGTTGCTCCTGGGCGAATTCGGCGTGGTCGAAGCCACCCTCGGCGTTTACCTTCGCAGCATCACCGGCGGCGCGCCCATTCATCTCGGGCCTGGCATCCCGATTGCGCTCTCGCCGTCGGGCAAGCGCGTGGCCGCCGTCGTTCCCGGCCACGCGACGCCGCTCCTCGTGTACCTCGACGACGGCGCCGAACGCCCCGCGCTCTCTCTTGGCGCCATCTCGGAGGTGCGCTCCGGCCGATGGCTCGACGAGAATGCGCTCGTCGTCGTCGCGGGGGTCAAGGATCGCGAGCCTCGCCTTTGGCGCATCGACGTGGGCCATGCCGCGCCCAAGCCGCTCACCGAGGAGGGCATTTTCGGCCACGGCGAGACCGATCCCGCGCGTCAGCGTTTCGCCTTCGTCGACCGCGAGGGCACACTCCGCGTGGTCGACGTTCACGAAGGGCGCACGCGCGTCGTCCCCGGCGCATTCGCCCGTCAATCCGTGTGCGGCTGGCTCGAAAAGGGCGACACCCTCGTCGTGCGCAACCGAACGACCCCCATCGTTCTCACCGGCGTCGACGCAGCATCCGGCGACCTACGCCCGCTCGGCGAGATCCATCCCCCACGGGTCGGCCTCAAAGGCGTCGACTCCGTGGTCATCGATCGCGACGGTGGGGCGTATGCTTACAGCTACGGACAGGAGTTGTCGCAATTGTTTCTCATGTCGTTCGACGCACCTCGTGGATGA
- a CDS encoding sigma-70 family RNA polymerase sigma factor has protein sequence MLSVTVEMEIGRDADATSASSAQAQRGAPNSIQVAVEVHADFVRRSLRRLGVPDSLADDARQQVFATYARKIERIHAGAERAFLFSTLSYVAAHIRRSLARSRELSAHDVLEVADPSPCPDQLAEQRQARAILCKVLEALPVDLRTVFVLFELEELSAPEIAELTGIPTGTVASRLRRARAEFRKAANRVRR, from the coding sequence GTGTTGTCGGTCACTGTCGAAATGGAAATCGGGCGGGACGCGGATGCGACATCCGCGTCATCCGCCCAGGCACAACGTGGCGCACCCAACTCCATCCAGGTCGCCGTGGAGGTTCATGCGGACTTCGTGCGGCGCTCGCTCCGTCGGCTGGGGGTCCCCGACAGCCTGGCCGACGATGCGAGGCAGCAGGTCTTCGCGACCTACGCGCGCAAAATCGAGCGCATTCACGCGGGAGCGGAGCGCGCCTTCCTCTTTTCGACCCTGAGCTACGTCGCCGCGCACATTCGCCGCTCCCTCGCGCGATCCCGCGAGCTCTCCGCGCACGATGTCCTGGAGGTCGCCGACCCCTCGCCCTGCCCCGACCAACTCGCCGAGCAGCGCCAGGCCCGTGCGATCCTGTGCAAGGTGCTCGAAGCGCTGCCCGTCGACCTGCGCACCGTCTTCGTGCTGTTCGAACTCGAGGAGCTCTCGGCCCCCGAGATCGCCGAGCTCACCGGAATCCCCACGGGGACGGTCGCCTCCCGCCTCCGCCGAGCCCGCGCGGAGTTTCGCAAAGCCGCCAACCGCGTTCGACGTTGA
- a CDS encoding PKD domain-containing protein, with product MIALTGCSSDGDDNRAPVANAGTAQSVKVNQKVTLDGSKSKDPDGDKLTFKWAITKQPNGSTLKINETTDKPSITPAVAGDYDIELTVSDGKASGKATVKVTATANSQNGKPTSKAVGPSKVLVNNTVALDGSQSSDPDKDKLTYKWTLKSKPATSRAALNDAAAAKPTFKPDVAGEYVAALTVNDGKVDSDAAEVKIRAVASNAKPVADAGNAQTVVVVATVTLDGSASSDADAGDTLSFAWTLKSKPAGSVATLSDATTKKPTFKADKAGVYEVELVVNDELENSAPASVRITAQ from the coding sequence ATGATTGCTTTGACCGGATGCAGCAGTGACGGTGACGACAATCGCGCGCCCGTCGCCAATGCGGGGACGGCCCAATCCGTAAAAGTGAATCAGAAGGTCACCCTCGATGGGTCGAAGAGCAAAGACCCCGACGGTGACAAGCTTACCTTCAAGTGGGCGATTACCAAGCAGCCCAACGGCAGCACCCTCAAGATCAACGAGACGACGGACAAACCGAGTATCACGCCGGCGGTCGCGGGCGACTACGACATCGAGCTCACCGTGAGCGATGGGAAGGCTTCGGGCAAGGCTACGGTCAAGGTCACCGCCACGGCCAATAGCCAGAACGGAAAGCCGACGTCCAAGGCCGTCGGGCCTTCCAAGGTGCTCGTGAACAACACCGTGGCGCTCGATGGCTCGCAGAGCAGTGATCCGGACAAGGACAAGCTGACCTACAAATGGACGCTCAAGTCGAAGCCCGCGACCAGCAGGGCCGCCTTGAACGATGCCGCCGCGGCGAAGCCCACCTTCAAGCCCGATGTGGCCGGCGAGTACGTGGCCGCCCTCACCGTGAACGACGGCAAGGTCGATAGCGATGCGGCGGAGGTCAAGATCCGGGCCGTGGCCAGCAATGCGAAACCGGTGGCCGATGCAGGCAATGCGCAAACCGTTGTCGTGGTCGCGACGGTTACGCTCGACGGCAGCGCGAGCTCGGATGCGGACGCGGGTGACACGCTGTCGTTCGCGTGGACCCTGAAGTCGAAGCCGGCGGGCAGCGTCGCCACGTTGAGCGATGCCACCACGAAGAAGCCGACCTTCAAGGCCGACAAGGCGGGCGTCTACGAAGTCGAGCTCGTGGTCAACGACGAGCTCGAAAATAGCGCGCCGGCGTCCGTGCGGATCACCGCGCAGTAG
- a CDS encoding CocE/NonD family hydrolase, translating into MTRRFLLTSLATALIGCATDATSKNDTDTTRGELDPTAGGATATAVAGWTTNGTRGKTHQPSVPVSGPADARWTPYDPPALYPRTVTLPMQYITMADGAKLAVIVTLPADAAGKPIQGPLPVVLQETDYNAALSTVASNALDGVVPSLSWLGSVIGAHDPYIVKHGYASVSVDGRGTGNSEGIWKAFDPEHQRDDDTRVLDWVVAQPWSNGRIGVAGISDVGIHAFLFAQTGHPAVKALISEGAGGDTYRDVAITGGQGNLLFFSTWFSLTTLVSTLNPQLLVDPVRALPVTLEHLNNALTSFQVPKFVSAVLGDPALAYDGAFFAGRSPVEATDAIKVPTFIVTTAHDIWQRGMPLMYEGVKNHAPTKMLVGSGTHAEMALNLGMTGDGVPIFDRIQLRWFDQYVKGLNVGADTLPNVTQSVLGHGRMVTSSDWPHPQAQAKRYYLHGDKQLTTAAPGNAPYERNDPRKLVQYPLNGICSISTSQWTLGALSLFPIPCFHRDNLTELFNLVYETPVLTQDMYINGPMQADIWASTSERGGSISVRIDDVDIFGNAIPISNGLLNDQFRQVDEARSRTLDGEMIQPWHAFTEASAQTVVPGEAMKLSVEIFPAAARIKAGHRLRIAIGPSNAPQGVPLGDQIVLQSPIGTMTVYNDPSHPSSLVVPLVPVSALD; encoded by the coding sequence GTGACCCGACGATTCCTCCTGACGAGCTTGGCGACAGCCCTCATCGGATGTGCAACCGATGCGACATCCAAGAACGACACCGACACCACTCGAGGTGAGCTCGATCCGACGGCGGGTGGCGCAACCGCCACGGCCGTTGCCGGATGGACCACCAACGGTACGCGTGGCAAGACCCACCAACCGAGTGTCCCCGTATCCGGCCCTGCGGACGCTCGGTGGACTCCGTACGATCCGCCGGCGCTCTATCCGAGAACCGTGACCTTGCCGATGCAGTACATCACGATGGCCGACGGCGCGAAGCTGGCCGTCATCGTCACCTTGCCGGCCGATGCCGCCGGCAAGCCGATCCAAGGGCCGCTCCCCGTGGTGCTGCAAGAGACCGACTACAACGCGGCGCTTTCCACGGTCGCCTCCAATGCGCTCGATGGTGTCGTGCCCAGCCTCTCCTGGCTAGGCTCCGTCATTGGCGCCCACGATCCGTACATCGTCAAACACGGTTACGCGAGCGTGTCGGTGGATGGGCGTGGTACCGGCAATTCCGAAGGCATATGGAAAGCGTTCGATCCGGAACACCAACGCGACGACGACACCCGGGTGCTGGATTGGGTCGTCGCCCAGCCCTGGAGCAATGGCCGTATCGGCGTTGCTGGCATATCGGACGTGGGGATTCATGCCTTTCTCTTCGCGCAAACGGGGCATCCGGCGGTCAAGGCGTTGATCTCGGAGGGGGCCGGCGGCGATACGTATCGCGATGTCGCCATCACCGGCGGCCAGGGAAACCTGCTCTTCTTCAGCACCTGGTTCTCGTTGACCACCTTGGTGTCGACGCTCAATCCGCAGTTGCTGGTGGACCCCGTGCGGGCGCTTCCGGTCACCTTGGAGCATTTGAACAACGCGTTGACCTCGTTCCAGGTGCCGAAGTTCGTGAGCGCCGTGCTGGGTGACCCCGCGCTGGCGTACGACGGGGCCTTCTTCGCCGGCCGATCGCCGGTGGAGGCCACGGACGCCATCAAGGTCCCCACGTTCATCGTGACGACCGCCCACGACATTTGGCAGCGCGGAATGCCCTTGATGTACGAAGGGGTCAAGAACCATGCGCCCACCAAGATGCTGGTGGGGTCGGGAACGCACGCGGAAATGGCGCTCAACCTGGGCATGACCGGCGACGGCGTCCCCATCTTCGATCGCATACAATTGCGCTGGTTCGATCAATACGTGAAAGGATTGAACGTCGGCGCCGACACCTTGCCCAACGTCACCCAGAGCGTGCTTGGCCACGGTCGCATGGTCACCAGTAGCGACTGGCCGCATCCGCAGGCGCAGGCAAAGCGGTATTACCTACACGGCGACAAGCAGCTCACGACGGCGGCCCCGGGCAACGCCCCGTACGAGCGCAACGATCCGCGAAAGTTGGTTCAGTACCCGCTCAATGGAATTTGCTCCATCAGCACGTCGCAATGGACGCTGGGCGCGCTGAGCCTCTTTCCCATTCCCTGTTTCCACCGGGACAATCTGACCGAGTTGTTCAACCTGGTCTACGAGACGCCGGTGCTCACCCAGGATATGTACATCAACGGGCCGATGCAGGCCGACATCTGGGCGTCGACATCGGAGCGAGGCGGATCCATCTCGGTGCGCATCGACGACGTCGACATCTTTGGGAATGCAATCCCCATTAGCAATGGCCTCTTGAACGACCAATTCCGCCAAGTCGATGAAGCACGTTCGCGCACGCTGGACGGGGAGATGATCCAGCCTTGGCACGCGTTCACCGAAGCCTCGGCGCAGACGGTGGTGCCGGGCGAGGCGATGAAGCTGTCGGTGGAGATTTTCCCGGCGGCCGCTCGAATCAAGGCTGGGCATCGCTTGCGCATTGCCATCGGCCCGAGCAATGCACCGCAAGGGGTACCGCTGGGCGATCAGATCGTCTTGCAAAGCCCCATCGGCACCATGACCGTGTACAACGATCCGAGCCACCCCTCGAGTCTGGTGGTCCCGCTGGTGCCGGTTTCAGCGCTGGATTGA
- a CDS encoding S1 family peptidase has protein sequence MMNRSFAILALFFLLLPACSVQASGDEPAGEVAQAIGGAAQPSNAQYVVSVNGSCSGTLVSPTKVVTAEHCLSAQNRAGGVSATRAQIIGGRDVAVLTLSRALALPTVKLAQTAPQIGVGGTLIGYGRTEESSLFTTRRQADLRVYKVGAEDADESRRIGPTGFFARGGDARGCGADSGGAFMVDGELAGVTVLGDPSCDHADWDTGFAAVGPIYDLLRAAIDN, from the coding sequence ATGATGAATCGATCTTTCGCAATCCTTGCACTTTTCTTTCTCCTGTTGCCGGCCTGCAGCGTGCAAGCTTCTGGCGACGAGCCTGCCGGCGAAGTCGCGCAAGCCATCGGCGGTGCCGCGCAGCCATCGAATGCGCAATACGTGGTTTCCGTCAATGGCTCGTGCTCCGGCACCTTGGTGAGTCCCACGAAGGTGGTCACGGCCGAGCACTGTCTTTCCGCGCAAAATCGCGCGGGCGGCGTTTCGGCGACCCGCGCCCAGATCATCGGTGGGCGCGATGTCGCGGTCTTGACCCTCAGTCGAGCGTTGGCCCTTCCCACCGTGAAACTCGCCCAAACGGCTCCGCAAATCGGCGTGGGCGGCACGCTGATCGGCTACGGTCGTACGGAGGAATCGAGCCTCTTTACGACGCGGCGGCAAGCCGATCTCCGTGTCTACAAAGTGGGCGCCGAGGATGCCGATGAAAGCAGGCGAATCGGTCCGACGGGATTCTTCGCGCGCGGCGGCGACGCGCGCGGTTGCGGAGCCGATTCGGGCGGCGCCTTCATGGTCGACGGAGAACTCGCCGGCGTCACCGTTCTCGGCGATCCGTCTTGCGACCACGCCGATTGGGATACTGGATTCGCCGCCGTCGGACCGATCTACGATCTGCTCCGCGCTGCGATCGACAATTGA
- a CDS encoding alpha/beta hydrolase, which produces MAHPGGPGGGWGYLRMPEVEKFATVVYIEPIGTGASARLPNPADYGRERDTATVEGLRAHLGLENVVLLGHSYGGFVALDYALAYPNHLRGLVLYDTAPTTGPDFQKDVEANKKWFENEPWYADATSALSDVRKAESDEELTTTFRRAVPLYVANWTERHKEFEASAPPLLLYLERAQRRKAHGPPADKPSKPFDVRPRLGEIQVPTLILVGQKDFICSEKMANVMHQGIPGSRLVVFERIGHLAHSESPAEHARALRVFLDGVDRAPKQN; this is translated from the coding sequence ATGGCACACCCCGGCGGTCCTGGTGGTGGCTGGGGCTATTTGCGTATGCCGGAAGTCGAGAAGTTCGCGACCGTCGTCTACATCGAACCGATTGGTACGGGTGCCTCGGCGCGCCTCCCGAATCCGGCCGATTATGGTCGCGAGCGCGACACCGCCACAGTCGAGGGATTGCGCGCGCATCTCGGACTGGAGAACGTCGTGCTGCTCGGCCATTCGTACGGAGGATTCGTGGCACTGGACTATGCGCTCGCGTATCCGAATCATCTGCGCGGGCTCGTTCTGTACGACACCGCTCCGACCACCGGCCCCGACTTCCAGAAGGACGTCGAGGCGAACAAGAAATGGTTCGAGAACGAACCGTGGTACGCGGACGCCACGTCCGCACTGTCGGACGTGAGGAAGGCCGAATCGGACGAAGAACTCACCACGACCTTTCGTCGTGCCGTCCCGCTCTACGTGGCCAATTGGACGGAACGGCACAAGGAGTTCGAGGCGAGCGCGCCTCCTCTTTTGCTGTATCTCGAAAGGGCCCAGCGCCGAAAGGCGCATGGCCCTCCGGCCGACAAACCGAGCAAACCCTTCGACGTGCGTCCACGCCTGGGCGAAATCCAGGTACCGACGCTCATCCTCGTTGGTCAAAAGGATTTCATCTGTTCCGAAAAGATGGCCAACGTCATGCACCAGGGGATACCGGGTTCGCGCCTGGTCGTCTTCGAACGGATCGGGCATCTCGCACACTCCGAGAGTCCCGCCGAGCACGCGCGCGCCCTCCGCGTGTTTCTCGATGGTGTAGATAGGGCACCCAAGCAAAATTAG
- a CDS encoding AraC family transcriptional regulator, protein MDWLSRLLDMMPVRGRVDLRCLYGAPWRIAQGPAASGEIPYHIVLGGAAVLKDPAGGAPKHLSAGDILVLPDGGMHLLHDGSGARAVPARNRAGLNLVISENAGKGARLDMLCGHFVLTARHDRLLRDYLPPRLIVRAAAAPPGSHEHLAGLVALLRTESAADRLGGHAMLNALSTALFALVLRLASRMDEAPSGLLALAGNPRLAPALEAMFHEPEYPWTLPELARLCGMSRATAARHFGQTLGRSASDLLTDIRMTVAANELKTTSASTGDVAAAVGYQSEAAFQRAFKQHMGMTPARWRHASRSPE, encoded by the coding sequence ATGGATTGGCTGAGCCGGCTCCTCGACATGATGCCCGTCCGGGGCCGCGTCGATCTTCGTTGCCTCTATGGCGCGCCCTGGCGCATCGCCCAGGGCCCGGCCGCATCGGGCGAGATCCCCTACCATATCGTCCTTGGCGGTGCGGCCGTGCTCAAGGATCCCGCCGGCGGCGCACCGAAGCACCTCTCCGCGGGCGACATCCTGGTGCTCCCCGACGGAGGAATGCACCTTCTGCACGATGGCAGCGGCGCCCGGGCGGTCCCTGCTCGAAACCGCGCGGGGCTCAATCTGGTCATCAGCGAGAACGCGGGAAAGGGCGCGCGCCTGGACATGCTCTGCGGTCACTTCGTCCTCACGGCGCGGCACGATCGCCTGCTGCGCGACTATCTGCCTCCTCGACTGATCGTGCGCGCGGCTGCCGCGCCACCCGGATCGCATGAGCACCTGGCAGGCCTCGTGGCACTCCTGCGCACGGAATCGGCGGCCGATAGGCTGGGCGGGCATGCCATGCTGAACGCCTTGTCCACGGCCTTGTTCGCGCTGGTCTTGCGGTTGGCGAGCCGCATGGACGAAGCCCCGAGCGGATTGCTCGCGCTCGCCGGCAACCCACGCCTCGCCCCCGCCCTGGAAGCCATGTTTCACGAACCAGAGTACCCGTGGACTCTTCCCGAACTCGCGCGCCTCTGCGGCATGTCCAGGGCCACGGCCGCACGGCACTTCGGGCAGACCCTCGGGCGCTCCGCCAGCGACCTACTGACGGACATCCGTATGACCGTGGCTGCCAACGAGCTCAAAACGACGTCGGCCTCCACCGGCGACGTGGCCGCCGCCGTCGGGTATCAATCCGAGGCCGCCTTCCAGCGCGCCTTCAAACAACACATGGGCATGACCCCCGCGCGCTGGCGCCACGCGTCGCGTTCGCCGGAGTAG
- a CDS encoding YkgB family protein, whose amino-acid sequence MNLLVHILTKSGLLGRDRDYHIVRASMVILFLFFGYQKWFEYEAQTLIPFIEHGPLIFWMYPVFGIRGASWFLGVSEWLFAILLFLGFWNKRLGILGALGSVASFIATTTIIPFMPGGWAASAGGFPAMTGNVPFLMKDVVLLAVSIYLLSQDVVRASVSPATPS is encoded by the coding sequence ATGAACTTGCTCGTGCACATTCTGACCAAGTCCGGCCTTCTCGGAAGAGACCGCGACTATCACATCGTCCGCGCATCGATGGTGATTCTGTTTCTGTTTTTCGGGTATCAAAAATGGTTCGAATACGAAGCGCAGACGCTGATCCCGTTCATTGAGCACGGCCCGCTCATCTTCTGGATGTACCCCGTTTTCGGCATCCGCGGTGCCAGCTGGTTCCTCGGGGTATCGGAATGGTTGTTCGCCATTCTCTTGTTCCTGGGCTTCTGGAACAAGCGGCTCGGAATCCTCGGCGCATTGGGATCCGTCGCGAGCTTCATCGCCACCACGACCATCATCCCCTTCATGCCAGGCGGATGGGCCGCATCGGCAGGTGGATTTCCCGCCATGACGGGCAACGTTCCCTTCCTCATGAAGGACGTGGTTCTCTTGGCGGTGTCCATTTACCTACTGAGCCAGGATGTGGTGCGCGCTTCCGTGTCCCCGGCTACACCGTCGTAA
- a CDS encoding M23 family metallopeptidase, with amino-acid sequence MAQLRSIVPWIFVCAGMVACTASTNERDDDGAATNPDVAALQEGTALDDSAVLDEDSAPKDTAELAPLARPNFRAPTPCNESWTYSHHSAEVRRALDFVNNSGRTAGAPALASAAGRATRHSQPSGAGNYIVIDHGGGWQTYYFHLSAYSVPDGAQVGQGQQIGVVGSTGNSSGAHLHFEQLLNGVGQDIVIEGASLAPYPGSYGQRSITGKNCGGGGGACSVHSDDQKLYCANTSGANMRSTPRNGGTIVNHLRTSYSWFTCWGTGDKHAGGNTTWYYTQGDDNANFGWVAAVDLSTTSEFDSNPSAHGLKKCP; translated from the coding sequence ATGGCCCAATTGCGAAGCATCGTTCCGTGGATCTTTGTTTGCGCCGGAATGGTGGCATGCACTGCGTCGACCAATGAGAGAGACGATGACGGCGCCGCGACGAATCCGGATGTCGCCGCGCTCCAAGAAGGTACCGCGCTCGATGACAGTGCCGTGCTCGATGAGGATTCGGCGCCGAAGGATACCGCGGAACTTGCGCCGCTGGCGCGCCCCAACTTCCGGGCGCCCACGCCGTGCAACGAGTCGTGGACCTATTCGCACCATAGCGCAGAAGTCCGGCGCGCTCTCGATTTCGTGAACAACTCGGGCCGAACGGCGGGAGCGCCGGCACTCGCCTCGGCCGCCGGACGGGCGACGCGGCATTCTCAACCCTCCGGGGCCGGCAACTACATCGTCATCGACCACGGTGGCGGATGGCAGACCTATTACTTTCACCTGTCGGCCTATTCCGTACCGGATGGAGCCCAGGTGGGACAGGGCCAGCAGATCGGCGTCGTCGGTTCGACCGGCAATAGCAGCGGAGCTCACCTACACTTCGAACAATTGCTCAATGGAGTCGGACAGGACATCGTGATCGAGGGAGCCTCGCTCGCCCCCTACCCCGGCAGCTACGGGCAGAGGAGCATTACCGGTAAGAACTGCGGGGGCGGCGGCGGCGCTTGCTCGGTTCATTCCGACGACCAAAAGCTGTATTGTGCAAACACGTCGGGCGCCAACATGCGCTCCACGCCCAGGAATGGGGGTACCATCGTCAACCACCTACGCACGTCGTACAGCTGGTTTACCTGCTGGGGCACCGGGGACAAGCACGCGGGCGGCAATACGACTTGGTACTACACACAAGGCGACGACAACGCGAATTTCGGGTGGGTCGCGGCCGTCGATCTTTCCACGACGAGCGAGTTCGACTCGAATCCGAGCGCCCACGGGCTGAAGAAGTGCCCGTAG